A single Mytilus trossulus isolate FHL-02 chromosome 12, PNRI_Mtr1.1.1.hap1, whole genome shotgun sequence DNA region contains:
- the LOC134693087 gene encoding uncharacterized protein LOC134693087 — METDKNICRRLYNCLCETIGSTEVVKARRQFYATVDYFTEKKNFALITSGSRAEGLDMRSDIDVMCLFRSVNVSEERTDYSFLIPNNFVMDTDNCNPCFTQLKGYSCFYDALVHWLSTPYGEELRFESERIRHWIVSMVGLFRPVSLHGPCASDMNEINGFLDITVCLRCPDFIQQAQPWIKRERFWPSPKLVSNICSYGTLLVPIGTKDSPNEHLEWRLSFSVAEKHLIFSFTHTQLLCYALLKLMLKQVIDKNEKFNGLLCSYFLKTILFWVSEESEPYIWRPENIWTCFMKCFKRLIYCVYYKYLPHYFIIENNLFDCRFNRQQHSNFLIFLKELHSNGIMCLRNCNLLSNFFNNIPLAPNMTDTEVVCCILNAIIQMNLRQYLRLTGMFCIVGTPSEQLKMGKVFIKRILNIRPNGFLPFIAFCWFSQLIGKSMDSYTKCPNRYRYKLLRQFLPYLFMGLYTDSVASWMYLATYYYCFGKYRTSLKLIFHSLKECTNGKLFNEICTLSSTYISTIEQEGIRQKIWKRRHVYKHHVVNEISFYFNSRIIPPELDVQATTLAYIPLRVYIHFLRFLCFYRLKEDFQCMQAIDDLR, encoded by the coding sequence ATGGAAACTGACAAAAACATTTGCAGAAGACTCTATAATTGTTTGTGTGAAACAATAGGATCAACGGAAGTTGTAAAAGCAAGACGGCAATTCTATGCGACAGTAGATTATTTCacagaaaagaaaaactttGCACTAATTACTAGTGGTAGCAGGGCAGAAGGCTTAGACATGCGAAGTGATATAGACGTAATGTGTCTTTTTAGATCGGTGAATGTGAGTGAAGAAAGAACAGACTATTCCTTTCTTATTCCGAATAATTTTGTTATGGATACTGACAACTGTAATCCTTGTTTTACTCAATTAAAAGGGTACAGCTGTTTTTATGATGCACTAGTGCATTGGCTTTCTACTCCATATGGAGAGGAATTGCGGTTTGAAAGTGAACGTATACGACATTGGATTGTTTCGATGGTCGGTCTCTTTAGGCCTGTGTCCTTACATGGTCCATGTGCATCAGACATGAACGAAATAAATGGATTTCTTGATATCACTGTTTGTCTGCGATGTCCAGATTTTATTCAACAAGCACAACCATGGATTAAAAGGGAACGTTTTTGGCCTTCTCCGAAATTGGTGTCAAATATATGCAGTTATGGTACTTTATTAGTACCAATAGGTACTAAGGATTCGCCAAATGAACATTTAGAATGGAGATTGTCTTTTTCCGTCGCTGAAAAACATCTGATATTTTCGTTTACACATACTCAACTTTTATGTTATGCTCTTTTAAAACTTATGTTGAAGCAAGTAATtgataaaaatgagaaatttaATGGATTACTATGTTCGTATTTCTTGAAAACCATACTGTTTTGGGTTTCTGAGGAATCTGAGCCATATATATGGCGACCAGAAAATATATGGACATgttttatgaaatgttttaagCGACTCATATATTGCGTTTACTACAAATATCTCCCTCATTATTTCATAATCGAGAACAATTTGTTTGATTGTAGATTTAACAGACAACAACATAGcaactttttgatatttttgaaagaaTTGCATTCGAACGGAATAATGTGCCTAAGGAATTGTAATTTGCTTTCAAACTTCTTCAACAACATCCCTCTTGCACCAAATATGACTGATACAGAAGTTGTTTGCTGTATATTAAATGCAATTATTCAAATGAATTTACGGCAATATTTACGGTTAACAGGAATGTTCTGTATTGTAGGAACCCCGTCCGAACAATTGAAAATGGGAAAAGTATTTATCAAGAGAATTTTGAATATCAGACCCAATGGTTTCTTGCCATTTATTGCTTTTTGTTGGTTTTCTCAACTTATAGGTAAAAGTATGGATAGTTACACAAAGTGTCCAAACAGATATAGATACAAACTATTGAGGCAATTTTTGCCATACCTTTTTATGGGACTTTATACAGATTCAGTTGCAAGTTGGATGTATTTAGCAACATATTACTATTGTTTTGGCAAGTACAGAACGTCTCTTAAACTTATATTCCATTCTTTGAAGGAATGCACTAATGGAAAACTATTCAACGAAATATGTACGTTATCTTCCACTTATATTTCTACGATCGAGCAAGAAGGAATACGACAAAAGATATGGAAAAGGAGACATGTATATAAGCACCATGTCGTAAATGagatatctttttatttcaattctcGAATTATTCCTCCAGAATTAGATGTGCAGGCTACTACACTGGCTTACATACCTTTGAGGGTATACATTCATTTTCTAAGGTTTCTCTGTTTCTATCGATTAAAGGAAGATTTTCAGTGTATGCAAGCAATTGATGACCTTCGGTAA